Proteins co-encoded in one Nicotiana sylvestris chromosome 7, ASM39365v2, whole genome shotgun sequence genomic window:
- the LOC104236252 gene encoding probable sodium/metabolite cotransporter BASS1, chloroplastic isoform X1, translated as MTLSLCFFPPFSYKKDRPRIPFKNYIISTRPKMSRQRVLTVNCVEENSHNNLPAAVVQVKSRWEEWLSTAASLYPVYVTVGGIVACLRPSTFSWCVNAGPTSYSLALGFIMLSMGLTLELKDLFNLFLQRPLSILFGCAAQYTIMPAFGVLVSKSLGLPPSISVGLILLACCPGGTASNVVTLIAQGDVPLSVVMTLCTTLGAVVLTPFLTMILAGTYVPVDAIKLSISTLQVVVAPILLGSYLQSKFPRAVKMVTPFAPLLAVLTSSLLACSVFSENVVRLRSSMVGMSVSSDLSLFHRAQAILASEYGAIVISVLLLHSAGFLVGYLAAAFGGFGEPQRRAISIEVGMQNSSLGVVLATAHFASPLVALPPAMSAVIMNIMGSTLGFFWRYIDPCDSKTSVEATDKS; from the exons ATGACGTTATCACTTTGCTTCTTTCCACCATTTTCATACAAAAAAGACAGGCCAAGGATACCCTTCAAGAACTACATCATTTCAACAAGGCCAAAAATGTCAAGGCAGAGGGTGTTGACTGTCAATTGTGTTGAAGAAAATTCTCATAATAATCTTCCTGCGGCAGTGGTTCAAGTAAAATCTAGATGGGAAGAATGGCTGTCAACTGCAGCTAGCCTTTACCCTGTTTATGTAACTGTTGGTGGAATTGTTGCCTGCTTGAGGCCATCTACTTTTTCATGGTGTGTAAATGCAGGTCCTACTTCTTATAGCTTAGCTCTTGGGTTTATAATGCTGTCTATGGGTCTCACTTTGGAGCTCAAAGACTTATTCAACTTGTTCTTGCAAAGGCCTCTTTCT ATTCTTTTTGGTTGTGCTGCTCAATATACAATTATGCCAGCCTTCGGAGTGCTAGTTAGCAAATCTTTGGGTCTCCCTCCTTCAATTTCCGTTGGTCTAATATTGCTTGCTTGTTGCCCTGGAGGTACTGCGTCCAACGTG GTAACCTTAATTGCGCAAGGAGATGTACCACTATCAGTAGTGATGACATTATGTACGACACTTGGAGCAGTTGTTCTCACTCCCTTCTTGACAATGATTCTGGCTGGCACATATGTTCCTGTCGATGCTATTAAGCTTTCCATCAGCACTCTACAG GTGGTGGTTGCTCCAATTCTCCTAGGTTCTTATCTGCAGAGCAAATTTCCAAGAGCCGTGAAAATGGTTACACCATTTGCTCCCCTTCTAGCAGTCTTAACTTCATCACTTCTTGCTTGCAG TGTATTCTCAGAAAATGTTGTTCGTCTGAGATCTTCAATGGTTGGCATGTCAGTCTCTTCTGATTTATCTCTATTTCATCGGGCTCAAGCAATACTTGCGAGTGAATATGGGGCAATAGTGATCTCTGTACTTTTGCTTCATTCTGCTGGATTCCTCGTAGG GTACCTGGCTGCAGCCTTTGGTGGTTTCGGTGAACCTCAGAGACGTGCTATATCCATTGAG GTTGGCATGCAGAATTCCTCCTTGGGAGTGGTTCTAGCGACCGCGCATTTTGCATCCCCATTGGTTGCATTACCTCCTGCAATGTCAGCAGTTATTATGAACATAATGGGCAGTACATTAGGTTTCTTTTGGAGATATATTGACCCTTGTGATTCAAAGACTAGTGTGGAAGCCACTGATAAATCATAG
- the LOC104236252 gene encoding probable sodium/metabolite cotransporter BASS2, chloroplastic isoform X2: protein MTLSLCFFPPFSYKKDRPRIPFKNYIISTRPKMSRQRVLTVNCVEENSHNNLPAAVVQVKSRWEEWLSTAASLYPVYVTVGGIVACLRPSTFSWCVNAGPTSYSLALGFIMLSMGLTLELKDLFNLFLQRPLSVTLIAQGDVPLSVVMTLCTTLGAVVLTPFLTMILAGTYVPVDAIKLSISTLQVVVAPILLGSYLQSKFPRAVKMVTPFAPLLAVLTSSLLACSVFSENVVRLRSSMVGMSVSSDLSLFHRAQAILASEYGAIVISVLLLHSAGFLVGYLAAAFGGFGEPQRRAISIEVGMQNSSLGVVLATAHFASPLVALPPAMSAVIMNIMGSTLGFFWRYIDPCDSKTSVEATDKS from the exons ATGACGTTATCACTTTGCTTCTTTCCACCATTTTCATACAAAAAAGACAGGCCAAGGATACCCTTCAAGAACTACATCATTTCAACAAGGCCAAAAATGTCAAGGCAGAGGGTGTTGACTGTCAATTGTGTTGAAGAAAATTCTCATAATAATCTTCCTGCGGCAGTGGTTCAAGTAAAATCTAGATGGGAAGAATGGCTGTCAACTGCAGCTAGCCTTTACCCTGTTTATGTAACTGTTGGTGGAATTGTTGCCTGCTTGAGGCCATCTACTTTTTCATGGTGTGTAAATGCAGGTCCTACTTCTTATAGCTTAGCTCTTGGGTTTATAATGCTGTCTATGGGTCTCACTTTGGAGCTCAAAGACTTATTCAACTTGTTCTTGCAAAGGCCTCTTTCT GTAACCTTAATTGCGCAAGGAGATGTACCACTATCAGTAGTGATGACATTATGTACGACACTTGGAGCAGTTGTTCTCACTCCCTTCTTGACAATGATTCTGGCTGGCACATATGTTCCTGTCGATGCTATTAAGCTTTCCATCAGCACTCTACAG GTGGTGGTTGCTCCAATTCTCCTAGGTTCTTATCTGCAGAGCAAATTTCCAAGAGCCGTGAAAATGGTTACACCATTTGCTCCCCTTCTAGCAGTCTTAACTTCATCACTTCTTGCTTGCAG TGTATTCTCAGAAAATGTTGTTCGTCTGAGATCTTCAATGGTTGGCATGTCAGTCTCTTCTGATTTATCTCTATTTCATCGGGCTCAAGCAATACTTGCGAGTGAATATGGGGCAATAGTGATCTCTGTACTTTTGCTTCATTCTGCTGGATTCCTCGTAGG GTACCTGGCTGCAGCCTTTGGTGGTTTCGGTGAACCTCAGAGACGTGCTATATCCATTGAG GTTGGCATGCAGAATTCCTCCTTGGGAGTGGTTCTAGCGACCGCGCATTTTGCATCCCCATTGGTTGCATTACCTCCTGCAATGTCAGCAGTTATTATGAACATAATGGGCAGTACATTAGGTTTCTTTTGGAGATATATTGACCCTTGTGATTCAAAGACTAGTGTGGAAGCCACTGATAAATCATAG